AGCAATAAACATAAAAAATCTTTTTAGCTTCATTTTATAAATATTTTTGACAAATATAATTTAATTTTTAGATAAGACTAAAAATATATTTATTAAAATTAAAAAGACTATATTTGTAGTATAAAATTTGTAGATGTTTACACTTTCTGAAGAAAATTATTTAAAAGCAATTTATCATTTAGAATTAGATGCTGATAAAGGAATCAGTACAAATGCAATTGCTAAAAAATTAGAAACAAAAGCTTCTTCTGTTACAGATATGGTTAAAAAATTATCTGAAAAAGAAGTGGTTGTTTATAAAAAGTATAAAGGTGTAAAATTAACAGATTTAGGAAAGAAGATTGCAGCAAATATTGTTAGAAAACACAGGCTTTGGGAGGTTTTTTTAGTTGAGAAATTAAATTTTTCTTGGGATGAAGTGCATGATGTTGCAGAGCAGTTAGAGCATATAAAATCAGAAAAGTTAGTAGATCAAATAGATGCTTTTTTAGGTTTTCCAACGCACGATCCCCATGGAGATCCGATTCCGGATAAGGATGGGAATTTAAAAACGATAGAAAAAAGTTTATTATCAACACTCACAAAAAACGAAAGTGGAATTTGTGTTGGAGTAGATGATTCTTCATCAGAATTTTTAAAATTCTTAGATAAAAAGGGCATCATGCTAGGAAAAAAAATTACCGTTTTAGATAAAGAAGATTTTGACAATTCTTTATCAATTTTAATAGAAGAAAAAAAGCTGTCTATTTCATATAAAATAGCTAATAATTTATACATTCAAAAAATATGAACACTTACAATCCTGTAACAGCACTTTTGGTGTTTGGTGTCGTTATCATACTGTTGTTTTTTATTTTTAATCCTAAAAAAGGACTCTTTTTTAAGTATTTAAAAGCACGTAAAGAAAATGAAAAAACAGCTATAGAAGATGTTTTAAAATTATTGTATCATAATCCTGATACGCCTAAAGATGTTATTTTTGATGAGCTTGAATTTGGTAATGGTTTGTTAGAAGAAAGTATACAAACCATGTTAGAAACAGGTTTGATGGAGAAAAACAATGATTTATTTTCCTTAACAAAAGAAGGAGATGAGTACGCGTTAAGGATTATTAGAGCACATCGTTTGTGGGAAAAATACTTATCAGAAAAAACAGGTTTTCATAAAGAAGAATGGCATAAAAGAGCAGAAAAAAAAGAACATGAATTGTCTGGAAAAGAGGTAGAAGATTTGTCTACGCTTTTAGGAAATCCAAGATATGATCCTCATGGAGATCCAATACCTACTAAGGGTGGTGAAGTGCCTAAGAAAAAAGGAATGTTGCTTTCTAAATTACCTGTTTTTAATTTCGGGAAAATTATTCATATAGAAGATGAACCTATTGCTATTTATAAACAAATTTTAGAGAAACATATTCATTTACACTCTCAGGTGTATATGAAAGAAGTTACTGATGAACGTGTTGTTTTTGAGTCGGAAGGAGAGCAATTTGTTTTAACACCCAAAGTGGCTAAGAATATTACTGTAATTTCTTTAGATAAGGCAGATGTAATAGAAAAAGACACCATGCGCTTATCTAATTTAGAAGGTAAAGAAAAGGCCATTATTATTGGTGTTTCTAAAGAGTGTAGGGGAGAAAATAGAAGAAGATTATTAGATTTAGGTTTTGTAAAAGGGGCAACTGTAAGTATCGATTTGTTAAACCCTTTAGGAGATCCCAAAGCATTTTTAATTAAAGGAACTGCCATTGCCTTAAGAAAAGATCAGGCAGTTAAAATTTTAATTACCAAAGTATAAAAAAATGAAAACGGCAACAAAATCAGCTTGTGACACTTGTGTGCATCATAATTTAGACGGTGTTAAAAAATTAGGAGTAGATACTGAAAATGTAGACTTTGTAATTGCATTAGCAGGAAACCCAAATACAGGAAAAAGTACTGTTTTTAATGCTTTAACTGGTTTAAGGCAGCACACTGGGAATTGGCCAGGGAAAACGGTAACAAGAGCAGAAGGCGCGTTTGAGTATCAGCAACAAAAATTTAAGTTGATAGATTTACCGGGTACCTATTCTTTAATGTCTCGATCGGAAGATGAAGAGGTTGCTAGAAATTTTATTCTTTTTGGTAAGCCAACTTTAACAGTTATTGTTGTTGATGCAAGCAGGTTAGAACGTAATTTAAATTTAGTGTTGCAAATCTTAGAAATTTCGTCTAATGCTGTTTTATGTTTGAACTTAATGGATGAGGCAAAAAAGAATAATATCAACATCGATTATAGAAGTTTATCAAGAGAACTAGGAATTCCTGTAGTACCCACAAGTGCAAGGTCTAAAGAGGGAATACCAGAGTTAATAGCTACAATTAGCGATTTAGCAAACCGAAAAATAGTTTGCAAGCCTTATAAAATAAAGAGTATTCCAAAACACGTAGAAGATGCTGTGCAAAAACTAAGCGCTGCTATAAAAAAAGAATATCCAAATGTAGCAAATAGCAGGTGGTTGGCTTTTAGGGTGCTAGAAGGAGATACACATATTTTAGATGCTTTAAAAAAAGGCGTTTTTATTTAATCAGAACAAATGGGAACAAAAAATATAGATAAAATTATAGAGTTATCAAATGAACTACGTTGGCAAGTTGGTGATGATTTTCATGATAACTTAACAGAGGCAATTTATGCAGATGCTTCAAAGATTGTTGAAAAAACAGTTGTAAAAGACAATAAAAAAGGTGCTTTTTATTTAAATGCAAAAATAGATCAAGTAGTAACAAGTAAAATTTGGGGGTTTCCAATA
The nucleotide sequence above comes from Polaribacter butkevichii. Encoded proteins:
- a CDS encoding DtxR family transcriptional regulator, producing MNTYNPVTALLVFGVVIILLFFIFNPKKGLFFKYLKARKENEKTAIEDVLKLLYHNPDTPKDVIFDELEFGNGLLEESIQTMLETGLMEKNNDLFSLTKEGDEYALRIIRAHRLWEKYLSEKTGFHKEEWHKRAEKKEHELSGKEVEDLSTLLGNPRYDPHGDPIPTKGGEVPKKKGMLLSKLPVFNFGKIIHIEDEPIAIYKQILEKHIHLHSQVYMKEVTDERVVFESEGEQFVLTPKVAKNITVISLDKADVIEKDTMRLSNLEGKEKAIIIGVSKECRGENRRRLLDLGFVKGATVSIDLLNPLGDPKAFLIKGTAIALRKDQAVKILITKV
- a CDS encoding metal-dependent transcriptional regulator, with product MFTLSEENYLKAIYHLELDADKGISTNAIAKKLETKASSVTDMVKKLSEKEVVVYKKYKGVKLTDLGKKIAANIVRKHRLWEVFLVEKLNFSWDEVHDVAEQLEHIKSEKLVDQIDAFLGFPTHDPHGDPIPDKDGNLKTIEKSLLSTLTKNESGICVGVDDSSSEFLKFLDKKGIMLGKKITVLDKEDFDNSLSILIEEKKLSISYKIANNLYIQKI